From Desulfatibacillum aliphaticivorans DSM 15576, a single genomic window includes:
- a CDS encoding SPL family radical SAM protein, producing the protein MTLTAKNIRTVYIDQDVQDLPNIQPILDYFQGVPREVVDGPTAVFRRVAEAPDPISVAKEVLFLTKNKGAFVRKCPGTKEYTCCGYQILHIGTFCTMDCSYCVLQAYFHPPALQFFVNHEDLFSELDQVLESRNPEIRRIGTGEFTDSMIWEPWSGLSHRLVERFGRQDHAVLELKSKTVNIQGLDKLSHNRKTIMAWSVNTPEVIATQERNTAPLHARLAAAAKCESWGYPLAFHFDPMVIYPGCEQEYEKVVDLIFDHVSPENVVWISLGTFRFMPDLKAVIESRFEKSKIVYGEFITGLDNKMRYFKPLRIKLFQVMAAALKKRAPQAAAYFCMEDDEVWRKSFNQTPDLPSLLDQSAQRVCFIK; encoded by the coding sequence ATGACCCTGACCGCTAAAAATATCCGCACCGTATACATTGACCAGGACGTGCAGGATCTGCCCAATATCCAACCCATCCTGGACTATTTCCAGGGCGTCCCCCGGGAAGTCGTGGACGGCCCCACCGCCGTTTTCCGGCGCGTGGCCGAAGCGCCGGACCCCATTTCAGTCGCCAAGGAAGTATTGTTTCTCACAAAAAACAAAGGCGCTTTCGTCCGCAAATGCCCGGGCACCAAGGAATACACCTGCTGCGGCTACCAGATTCTGCACATCGGAACCTTTTGCACCATGGATTGCTCCTATTGCGTGCTCCAGGCTTATTTCCACCCGCCGGCGCTTCAGTTTTTCGTGAATCACGAAGACTTGTTTAGTGAATTGGATCAGGTTTTGGAGTCCCGAAACCCGGAAATCCGGCGCATCGGCACGGGCGAGTTCACGGACAGCATGATCTGGGAGCCTTGGTCCGGCCTTTCCCACCGGTTGGTGGAGCGTTTCGGCAGGCAGGACCACGCCGTTTTGGAGTTAAAATCCAAAACCGTGAACATCCAGGGCCTGGACAAGCTGAGTCATAACCGGAAAACCATCATGGCTTGGTCCGTGAACACTCCGGAAGTTATTGCAACCCAGGAGCGCAACACCGCGCCTCTCCACGCCCGGCTGGCGGCCGCCGCCAAATGCGAGTCCTGGGGATACCCCCTGGCGTTCCATTTCGATCCTATGGTGATTTACCCCGGTTGCGAACAGGAATACGAAAAGGTTGTGGACCTGATTTTTGACCACGTATCGCCTGAAAACGTGGTCTGGATCAGCCTGGGAACCTTCCGGTTCATGCCGGATTTGAAAGCAGTTATCGAATCCCGCTTTGAAAAATCCAAAATAGTCTACGGCGAGTTCATTACCGGCCTGGATAACAAAATGCGCTACTTCAAGCCCTTGCGGATCAAACTTTTCCAGGTCATGGCCGCAGCCCTTAAAAAACGGGCGCCCCAGGCCGCGGCGTATTTCTGCATGGAGGACGATGAAGTCTGGCGAAAATCCTTTAACCAGACTCCCGACTTGCCGTCCCTGCTGGACCAAAGCGCCCAACGGGTCTGCTTTATAAAGTAA
- a CDS encoding class I adenylate-forming enzyme family protein, with the protein MNDRYNFTPGRSVHCLGIIGGQFLSFPPNVIVEAQMGKYSSNIIADSLAGAASYKGDREAIVYGDVRVSWEQLVNRTNQAAQAFIRLGVKKGDKVAFMFHNTPEFVEINLGIQKAGGIPAPMNYRLVAPEIEFQANHCDAKIFLFDETWNEEVEKAAPNLTAIKHFICKGKTKLKGALDYDEFVAGEPAMDPQIPTQPGDPAVMIYTGGTTGFPKGVLLSYQAHVDMVASLVSNIVVYVSKMNLSTDKLKNLTEDMSFPAVGLALPLLQTKLFKRIMQKQGTLKFINSRLLKIINNPGRIKMRYKNPLGFMFPSMPLFHDASYAMLMAGIFMGNMRFILIPGLSFNPDRVFKAIQDEKPTILANVPTGWKKLVKHPDAKNYDARSVKVCISGAGVCPLDVKKKMFSTFPNTVVADMFGQTEMTPVTTFKIDADPSTLKDRSVGASIVEVKIVDDLGNEVPKGEHGEILYRSSTIMMGYYKDEEKTDEAMAGGWFKSGDLGYIDQDGEVRLLDRKKECINTGGEKVFPVEVEGVIGTHPAVENVCVIGQEDEDWGTRVSALVQLHAGDTATEQEIIEHCRGKIAGYKIPKSVVFVDEFPLSPVGKILRAKVKDLLSQSA; encoded by the coding sequence TTGAACGATCGGTACAATTTCACCCCCGGCCGCTCCGTGCATTGCCTTGGGATTATTGGCGGCCAGTTTTTATCCTTCCCCCCAAATGTGATTGTGGAGGCGCAAATGGGAAAGTATTCTTCCAACATCATTGCTGACAGCCTTGCCGGCGCAGCAAGCTACAAGGGAGACAGAGAAGCCATCGTATACGGAGACGTCCGCGTATCGTGGGAGCAGCTTGTCAACCGGACCAATCAAGCGGCGCAGGCCTTTATTCGCCTGGGCGTAAAAAAAGGCGACAAAGTCGCGTTCATGTTCCACAACACGCCTGAGTTCGTGGAAATCAACCTTGGAATCCAGAAGGCAGGCGGCATACCGGCGCCCATGAATTACCGGCTTGTGGCCCCAGAAATTGAGTTTCAGGCCAATCATTGCGACGCCAAAATCTTTCTTTTTGACGAAACCTGGAACGAGGAAGTGGAAAAGGCGGCGCCCAACCTCACCGCCATCAAGCATTTTATCTGCAAGGGAAAAACCAAGCTGAAAGGCGCCCTGGATTATGACGAATTCGTAGCCGGAGAGCCGGCCATGGATCCGCAAATCCCAACACAGCCTGGCGATCCCGCGGTCATGATCTACACCGGAGGCACCACGGGATTCCCCAAGGGGGTGCTGCTTTCGTACCAGGCCCATGTGGACATGGTGGCATCCCTGGTTTCCAACATCGTGGTGTATGTTTCCAAGATGAATCTTTCCACGGACAAGTTGAAAAACCTCACCGAGGACATGTCCTTTCCGGCCGTAGGGCTGGCTCTGCCCCTGTTGCAGACCAAACTGTTCAAACGAATCATGCAAAAGCAGGGAACTTTGAAGTTCATCAATTCCAGGCTGCTTAAAATCATAAACAATCCCGGCCGGATAAAAATGCGTTACAAAAACCCTTTGGGCTTTATGTTCCCTTCCATGCCTCTGTTTCACGACGCGTCCTACGCCATGCTCATGGCGGGAATTTTCATGGGCAATATGCGGTTTATCCTGATCCCGGGCTTGAGCTTCAACCCGGACAGGGTCTTTAAAGCCATCCAGGACGAAAAGCCCACCATCCTGGCCAACGTGCCCACAGGCTGGAAAAAACTGGTCAAACACCCGGACGCAAAAAATTACGATGCGCGCTCCGTCAAGGTGTGCATCTCAGGCGCAGGCGTCTGTCCTTTGGACGTGAAGAAGAAAATGTTCTCGACCTTCCCCAATACGGTGGTTGCGGACATGTTCGGCCAAACGGAAATGACGCCCGTGACAACCTTTAAAATCGATGCAGATCCTTCCACCCTCAAAGACCGTTCCGTAGGCGCCTCCATTGTGGAGGTGAAAATCGTGGACGATTTGGGCAATGAGGTTCCCAAAGGGGAGCACGGCGAAATCCTGTACCGCTCCTCCACCATCATGATGGGCTACTACAAGGACGAGGAAAAGACTGACGAGGCCATGGCTGGAGGCTGGTTCAAGAGCGGCGACCTGGGCTATATCGACCAAGACGGCGAAGTCCGCCTGTTGGACCGGAAAAAGGAATGCATCAACACCGGCGGCGAGAAAGTCTTTCCCGTGGAGGTGGAAGGCGTTATCGGAACCCACCCGGCTGTTGAAAACGTCTGCGTCATCGGCCAGGAAGACGAAGATTGGGGCACGCGGGTCAGCGCCCTGGTTCAACTCCATGCCGGCGATACGGCCACGGAGCAGGAAATCATCGAGCATTGCCGCGGCAAGATCGCCGGATATAAAATCCCGAAATCCGTGGTCTTTGTGGACGAGTTCCCCTTGTCTCCCGTGGGAAAGATTCTCCGGGCCAAGGTGAAGGATCTCCTGAGTCAATCCGCTTAA
- a CDS encoding SUMF1/EgtB/PvdO family nonheme iron enzyme, translated as MSDDFTILHISDLHIENSEAKTFDRSLVLDPLITRVKEDAEKGLIPDIIAVTGDIAFKGIKEEYDLAKEFFQDLVDAVNLPPECLYIVPGNHDVNRKKYRPKDIPRYDDLQELDAELMEYRDDLLKGMREYFAFAAELCPHLKPVETDLAPFVNIHQTKTGKKIGLVGLNSAWMCRQLPDDQEDRNQIAIGRYQIEQALKAMEEKGETDANICLFHHPLSWLWLKDSRLCANRLNHFFILCGHLHDAAGGFANTYDGQLFNFQAGAAYHKSDYPNRFQYVTLDWEKQRVNLDFRKYVSERGKWGPDSDTADDGKKSFDVPYWKEDASETVCPALVLEIPQSYLDWINNKCIYADADRLQADGKAVPIELMDIFIPLYGSDPRQKKNPDPEGMREERERLKSVESLIPHLPHMLLEGQPGSGKTTLFKHMAYCMAHEECPEPWFRDLCGRLPVLVFLSRLSSFLQKRDPKEPLSVQTILDHYFFQMENVLEYSVIEKFSTAGKAVFLLDGLDEIPEKTRNLVVEAFSNFANKYDGVKLVWSGRPHGLQGDALNPFRQYHVQIEPLNWEQIQEFINKWFTFVISKALTMGERTAQDLIAGIQGHESISELTQSPLMLTAICLLYYNDKELPGQRAELYKKFVDNLLARRFKNPGPVKDFLSAFAWEMHKKHEKSEGQAFALDILSRFFKLQTDEEKWEYRRRVEAEFKRIEPRCGLLKRDNGAYGFVHLTFQEYLCAHWLKANSMDYWKAVQPFLNDEWYKEVVELLIGLLAEDNRKISHAIVNKLLNSDDVEPFYQWRLAGRALKDMHKNARDGGLVELAVERLEKVIQSKELAPIPRADAGEILGRLGDRRNLEAFVRIPGGTYPYQDGQVELEEFEISQYPVTNQCYKKFMDSDGYKKSKFWTEQRPFWLEGVNETQPMHWNERRFNCPNHPVVGVCWYEAAAFCNWLTEFQNDGFVYSLPTEQQWEAAAAGKERREYPWGEWEDGYCNTRESEIGKTSAVGVFSQGATPEKVYDMAGNVYEWTRSRYKPEEDPEDFAMDVKPGQWLVLRGGSWDFDQDNARCAFRVRYYPDSRGVYVGFRCVRTKK; from the coding sequence ATGTCCGATGATTTTACCATTCTTCATATTTCCGACTTGCATATTGAAAACAGTGAAGCCAAAACCTTTGATCGTTCCCTGGTTCTTGATCCCTTGATTACAAGAGTGAAAGAGGATGCGGAAAAGGGCCTTATACCCGACATCATCGCCGTGACGGGCGACATCGCCTTTAAGGGAATAAAAGAAGAATACGATCTGGCGAAAGAATTTTTTCAGGATTTGGTGGACGCCGTCAACCTGCCTCCCGAATGCCTGTACATCGTCCCAGGCAACCACGACGTCAATCGGAAGAAATACCGCCCCAAAGACATCCCCCGGTATGACGACTTGCAGGAGTTGGATGCGGAGTTGATGGAATACCGGGATGATTTACTAAAGGGCATGCGGGAGTATTTCGCCTTTGCCGCAGAGCTTTGCCCTCACCTGAAGCCTGTGGAAACGGACCTCGCCCCCTTTGTAAACATCCACCAAACTAAAACCGGCAAGAAGATTGGATTGGTTGGCCTGAACTCTGCCTGGATGTGCCGCCAACTGCCGGACGATCAGGAGGACAGGAATCAGATCGCCATCGGCCGATATCAGATAGAGCAGGCCCTAAAAGCCATGGAGGAAAAAGGAGAAACGGACGCCAACATATGCCTGTTCCATCATCCCCTGTCATGGCTGTGGCTGAAGGATAGCCGGTTGTGCGCCAACCGGCTGAACCATTTTTTTATTTTGTGCGGCCATTTGCATGACGCAGCCGGAGGCTTCGCCAATACATACGACGGGCAACTATTCAACTTTCAGGCGGGTGCAGCCTATCACAAAAGCGATTATCCCAACCGATTTCAATACGTCACTTTGGACTGGGAAAAGCAACGTGTGAATTTGGATTTTAGGAAGTATGTTTCGGAACGGGGCAAATGGGGTCCGGATTCAGACACGGCTGATGACGGCAAAAAATCCTTTGACGTACCTTATTGGAAAGAGGACGCCTCTGAAACAGTCTGCCCGGCGCTTGTGCTTGAAATCCCCCAATCTTATCTCGACTGGATCAACAACAAGTGCATATATGCGGACGCGGACCGCTTGCAGGCGGACGGAAAGGCCGTCCCCATAGAATTAATGGATATTTTTATTCCGCTGTACGGTAGTGACCCGAGACAAAAGAAGAATCCCGATCCTGAAGGGATGCGGGAGGAGCGGGAGCGCCTAAAATCCGTGGAAAGCCTCATCCCCCATCTGCCCCACATGCTTTTGGAAGGCCAGCCCGGCTCGGGCAAGACCACCCTGTTCAAGCATATGGCCTATTGCATGGCCCATGAAGAATGCCCCGAACCCTGGTTTCGGGATTTGTGCGGGCGGTTGCCCGTGCTTGTCTTTTTGAGCAGATTGTCCTCCTTTCTTCAAAAGCGCGATCCTAAAGAACCGTTGTCCGTTCAAACCATTCTGGACCACTATTTTTTTCAAATGGAAAACGTCCTGGAGTATTCGGTCATCGAAAAATTTTCAACCGCGGGAAAGGCGGTCTTTCTTTTGGACGGTTTGGACGAAATCCCGGAGAAAACCCGTAATTTGGTTGTCGAGGCGTTCAGCAATTTCGCCAATAAGTACGATGGGGTTAAATTGGTCTGGTCCGGCCGCCCTCACGGGTTGCAGGGAGACGCCCTCAATCCGTTCCGGCAGTACCATGTACAAATAGAACCTTTGAATTGGGAGCAAATACAAGAGTTCATCAATAAGTGGTTCACTTTTGTTATTTCAAAGGCATTGACCATGGGGGAGCGCACGGCCCAGGACCTTATTGCAGGCATTCAAGGCCATGAGTCCATTTCGGAACTCACTCAAAGCCCTTTGATGCTTACGGCCATCTGCCTGCTTTATTATAATGACAAGGAACTGCCCGGCCAGCGGGCTGAGCTGTACAAAAAATTCGTGGACAACCTTTTGGCCCGCCGTTTTAAAAATCCGGGGCCGGTCAAGGATTTTTTAAGCGCCTTTGCCTGGGAAATGCACAAAAAGCATGAAAAATCCGAGGGTCAAGCCTTCGCACTGGACATACTTTCCCGTTTTTTTAAATTGCAGACAGATGAAGAAAAATGGGAATACAGGCGCCGTGTGGAGGCGGAATTCAAGCGCATCGAGCCCCGCTGCGGCTTGTTAAAAAGGGATAATGGCGCCTACGGATTCGTTCACCTTACCTTTCAAGAGTATTTGTGCGCCCATTGGCTGAAAGCCAATAGCATGGATTACTGGAAGGCTGTCCAGCCTTTCTTGAATGATGAATGGTACAAAGAGGTTGTGGAGTTGCTAATAGGTCTTTTAGCCGAGGATAACCGCAAAATTTCCCATGCCATTGTTAATAAATTGCTTAATTCGGATGACGTGGAACCTTTTTACCAGTGGCGTTTGGCCGGCCGGGCTTTAAAAGACATGCATAAAAACGCACGAGACGGCGGACTTGTGGAATTGGCTGTGGAAAGGCTGGAAAAGGTAATTCAATCAAAGGAGTTGGCGCCTATCCCAAGGGCTGACGCGGGGGAGATTCTGGGGCGCCTGGGGGACAGAAGGAATTTGGAGGCCTTTGTCAGGATTCCAGGCGGGACTTACCCTTATCAAGACGGTCAAGTGGAGTTGGAGGAATTTGAAATATCTCAATATCCGGTTACGAATCAATGCTACAAAAAGTTCATGGATTCCGATGGATATAAGAAATCCAAATTCTGGACGGAACAGAGGCCGTTTTGGTTAGAAGGCGTAAATGAAACACAGCCCATGCATTGGAATGAAAGGCGCTTCAATTGCCCTAACCACCCCGTGGTCGGGGTGTGCTGGTACGAGGCCGCCGCTTTTTGCAACTGGTTGACCGAATTCCAGAACGATGGATTTGTATATTCCCTCCCTACAGAGCAGCAATGGGAGGCCGCCGCTGCAGGCAAGGAAAGGCGGGAATACCCTTGGGGAGAGTGGGAGGACGGCTACTGCAATACCCGTGAGTCGGAAATTGGAAAGACTTCGGCAGTAGGCGTTTTTTCTCAAGGTGCGACGCCTGAAAAAGTCTACGACATGGCGGGCAATGTGTATGAATGGACCCGAAGCCGATACAAACCGGAAGAAGACCCGGAAGATTTTGCCATGGACGTTAAACCAGGGCAATGGCTGGTGCTGCGCGGCGGCTCCTGGGACTTCGATCAGGACAATGCCCGTTGCGCGTTCCGCGTCAGGTACTATCCGGATAGCAGGGGCGTCTATGTCGGGTTTCGTTGCGTCAGGACCAAAAAATAA
- a CDS encoding TetR/AcrR family transcriptional regulator produces the protein MTPSGRKKTGPAKPSKRQQKTEATRKRITDAARQVFTNYPYDAASIRMIGQEGGFNHSFVRYHFKSKAKLFESVAKSLIGEYYQASGEMVMELNGPLYENTKVLAERFVGYAFDNPDAFYIMMLNMGAVDNVKDAFPGMEHLRGFHEDTLALFAASGYFKADIKDISQVFFCSSILLANCVGAANFYGKVLGINPNDPEYREWVKDLFVFVLYPSVKRLFFAKSRKSGPDPLGAGKGALLHSASAVRKRIKGAAKNVMSLGPTSPAFKKLLADIEKSALRIRKGRITTRVRRGETKGQATRRRIIAVARRVFSKYPYNAASIRMIGEEGGFDFTLLYHYFPKKAELFEAVTSQLLGEFRTAVTEIIKELDSPSMRENMTRFVDKTLDYSFENPDVMMGCMQNIAQLDKFEDMPGFEHLTRFLIESLELFKEYMPLPESDERVRMWLYGFGTVVFSCVGAASYHAQVLGMEPKGPEYRQWVKDTLMNVFYPCMKSLLFSNK, from the coding sequence ATGACCCCTTCAGGAAGAAAAAAAACAGGACCGGCCAAACCCTCCAAGCGCCAGCAAAAGACCGAGGCCACCAGAAAGCGGATAACGGACGCCGCCAGACAGGTTTTCACCAATTACCCCTATGACGCGGCCAGCATCAGGATGATCGGCCAGGAGGGGGGATTCAACCATTCGTTTGTGCGCTACCATTTCAAGTCCAAGGCCAAATTGTTCGAGTCCGTGGCCAAGAGCCTCATTGGAGAGTACTATCAGGCCTCCGGCGAAATGGTCATGGAGTTGAACGGCCCTTTGTACGAGAACACAAAGGTTCTGGCCGAACGATTCGTGGGCTACGCCTTTGACAATCCCGACGCCTTTTACATCATGATGCTGAACATGGGCGCCGTGGATAACGTCAAGGACGCCTTCCCCGGCATGGAGCATTTGCGGGGATTCCACGAAGACACCCTGGCGCTGTTCGCCGCCAGCGGTTATTTTAAGGCGGACATTAAAGATATCAGCCAGGTGTTTTTCTGCTCCAGCATTTTGCTGGCCAATTGCGTGGGAGCGGCCAATTTTTACGGCAAGGTTCTTGGTATCAATCCCAACGACCCGGAGTACAGGGAATGGGTCAAGGACTTGTTTGTGTTCGTGCTGTATCCTTCGGTGAAAAGGCTGTTTTTTGCCAAATCAAGGAAAAGCGGCCCCGACCCGCTCGGGGCGGGCAAGGGCGCCTTGCTGCACAGCGCCAGCGCCGTAAGAAAACGCATCAAGGGCGCGGCCAAAAACGTCATGTCCCTGGGGCCCACCAGCCCGGCTTTTAAAAAGCTGCTTGCCGACATCGAAAAATCCGCCCTGAGAATCCGCAAGGGAAGGATCACCACCCGGGTTCGCAGGGGAGAGACCAAAGGCCAGGCCACTCGCCGGAGGATCATCGCCGTGGCTCGCCGGGTGTTCTCCAAATATCCCTATAACGCGGCCAGCATCCGAATGATCGGGGAGGAAGGCGGCTTTGACTTCACCCTGCTGTACCACTACTTCCCCAAAAAGGCGGAGCTGTTCGAGGCGGTTACCAGTCAGTTGCTGGGCGAGTTCCGGACCGCGGTCACCGAGATCATCAAGGAGCTGGACAGCCCGTCCATGCGTGAGAACATGACCCGGTTCGTGGATAAAACCCTGGATTACAGCTTTGAAAATCCCGACGTCATGATGGGATGCATGCAGAACATCGCCCAGTTGGACAAATTCGAGGACATGCCCGGTTTCGAGCACCTCACCCGTTTCCTGATAGAATCCCTGGAGCTTTTCAAGGAATACATGCCCCTGCCCGAATCGGACGAAAGGGTGCGCATGTGGCTTTACGGCTTTGGAACCGTGGTTTTCAGCTGCGTGGGGGCGGCGTCCTATCACGCACAGGTTTTGGGCATGGAGCCCAAAGGCCCGGAATACCGGCAATGGGTCAAGGACACCCTCATGAACGTGTTCTACCCCTGCATGAAGAGTTTGCTGTTTTCCAATAAATAA
- a CDS encoding CaiB/BaiF CoA transferase family protein: MGPLEGITIIELAGIGPGPFCGMMLADMGATVIRVERTGPSGLGSLPGDVLARGRKSVAVNLKNPEGQAVVLKLCEKADAIFEGFRPGVAERMGVGPEDCWKVNPKLVYGRMTGWGQEGPLSQASGHDINYISLVGALHAIGRKGQTPVPPLNLVGDFGGGGMLLAFGMVCALLEAQKSGKGQVVDAAMVDGAATLMAMFFTFKNLGMWNDKERQVNLLDGGAHFYDTYETKDGKYISLGSIEPQFYELLLQKAELDRDKFGNQMNFGAWPELKVELAEVIKQKTRDEWCEIMEGSDVCFAPVLNLSEAPEHPHNKLRKTFVELDGVLQPAPSPRFSRTEAELTNSAPKVGQDTDAVLTDCGFSAEEIAKLRENGDVA; encoded by the coding sequence ATGGGACCTTTGGAAGGGATTACAATCATTGAACTGGCCGGCATCGGCCCCGGACCTTTTTGCGGCATGATGCTCGCCGATATGGGCGCGACCGTCATCCGCGTGGAACGCACCGGTCCTTCCGGGCTTGGCAGCCTGCCCGGCGACGTGCTTGCCAGGGGGCGGAAATCCGTCGCAGTAAATTTAAAAAACCCGGAAGGCCAGGCAGTCGTTCTTAAGCTGTGCGAAAAAGCGGACGCCATTTTTGAGGGATTTCGGCCGGGCGTGGCCGAACGCATGGGCGTGGGGCCGGAAGATTGCTGGAAGGTGAATCCCAAGCTGGTATACGGCCGCATGACGGGATGGGGCCAGGAGGGGCCTTTGTCCCAGGCGTCCGGGCATGACATCAATTATATCTCTCTTGTGGGCGCTCTTCACGCTATCGGCCGCAAGGGGCAGACGCCTGTACCGCCCTTGAACCTGGTTGGCGACTTCGGCGGCGGCGGCATGCTGCTGGCTTTCGGCATGGTCTGCGCACTTTTGGAAGCCCAAAAATCCGGCAAGGGGCAGGTGGTGGACGCCGCCATGGTGGATGGCGCAGCCACCCTCATGGCCATGTTTTTCACGTTCAAAAATCTGGGCATGTGGAACGACAAGGAGCGCCAGGTCAACCTGCTGGACGGCGGCGCCCATTTTTACGATACGTATGAAACCAAGGACGGCAAATACATTTCCCTCGGTTCCATCGAACCCCAGTTCTATGAACTGCTTTTGCAAAAAGCGGAGTTGGACCGGGATAAGTTCGGAAACCAGATGAATTTCGGCGCATGGCCGGAGTTGAAGGTGGAACTCGCCGAGGTTATCAAGCAAAAAACCCGGGATGAATGGTGCGAAATCATGGAAGGTTCGGACGTCTGCTTCGCCCCGGTCCTCAATCTGAGCGAAGCCCCGGAGCATCCCCATAACAAGCTCAGGAAAACCTTCGTGGAACTGGACGGCGTGCTGCAGCCCGCTCCTTCTCCGCGTTTCAGCAGAACGGAGGCGGAACTGACCAACAGCGCTCCCAAGGTTGGCCAGGATACGGACGCCGTATTGACCGATTGCGGCTTTTCCGCGGAAGAAATCGCCAAACTCCGTGAAAATGGAGATGTGGCGTAG